The Meiothermus cerbereus DSM 11376 genome includes a window with the following:
- a CDS encoding DUF11 domain-containing protein, which translates to MRIGWSLALALLLNLAFAAPAGTVIRNQALAFVNGETYLSNVVETVVQAVCVPALTPNGSVGSPAQYAVVPAGGFVYFAYLLRNSGNQSFPFTLGWVQNSAPWAPSAVRFYHDVNANGRLDPGEAELNSVTLAADQEIRLILALQTPPSASGDLYISPVATCPDGRRDDDNFSRISIGSGAALNVVKSADTSLVREGQEVGFSIRVWNLGNARAEGPIYVTDMLDTPELRDLSYVVGSASAAKGRLEYSDGSTWSSSQAQVRGIRLVLDGLESGEEALLSFRMRVGTGTTPGPRRNLVTVSSASNDAQATVEIRLAAQYAHALGPLNNPQAVGPDDQQSAQVLAGQIYCFSHTLRNTGNAPDAYTLEATGLPSGVSLNFRSLGGGILSLPASLPPGADLNFQACLSGIAASTTPFTVTLLARSGATGSTDPTLDQVTQILNPSLITLRKSSRVGPEVTPGERVVYTLEIENPLPVSFSNVVVEDVLDANLEFVSASDGGSYTPSSRTVRWNLILAASSTRTLTLEARVAAGAINTAIIANRFSLRGSDFSNPLFSNTVTLRVQATMLLLEKQVQPARASVGDLLTYTLTLVNVGQVALTVRLEDTPGAGLIYVPGSASPSEPVLQGNQLTWENVTLAPGSRAVFSYKMRIGAGAGRELRNTAQATGSSGGNAAVASAVASAVVQLQQGVFTPPHSLLGRVFLDTDRDGRYTAGLDLPLPGARVVLSNGLQTLTDAEGRYSFRNLAGGLFEVMLDPASAPFPPLPHPEAQGDGYRHRVRVEGLTVSDFPLEHPRGLAQAVRETTLEFGPLRVEKKLLPLPGGIRVVLTLSSSEALPELTLTDPLPGGGERVFRFERFQGRETLTYDLPGGHLTDPQVRWRYP; encoded by the coding sequence ATGCGAATCGGGTGGAGCCTGGCATTGGCGCTGTTACTAAACCTAGCTTTCGCCGCTCCTGCCGGCACGGTCATTCGCAACCAGGCCCTGGCATTTGTAAATGGAGAGACATATCTATCTAATGTGGTTGAAACGGTGGTACAGGCGGTGTGTGTGCCCGCCCTAACCCCCAACGGCAGCGTTGGCAGCCCCGCCCAGTACGCGGTTGTACCGGCGGGTGGGTTTGTTTACTTTGCCTACTTGCTGCGCAATAGCGGCAACCAGAGCTTTCCCTTCACGCTGGGCTGGGTGCAAAACAGTGCGCCCTGGGCACCGAGCGCGGTGCGGTTTTATCACGATGTCAACGCCAACGGCAGGCTGGATCCGGGTGAAGCCGAGCTGAACAGCGTAACGCTGGCAGCCGATCAGGAAATCCGGCTGATTTTAGCCCTGCAAACCCCGCCCTCGGCTTCTGGCGACCTGTATATCAGCCCGGTGGCCACCTGTCCCGATGGAAGACGAGACGACGACAACTTTAGTCGGATCAGTATTGGCAGCGGAGCTGCGCTGAACGTGGTGAAGTCGGCGGACACCTCCCTGGTTCGCGAAGGCCAGGAAGTGGGCTTTAGCATCCGGGTGTGGAACCTGGGCAACGCCCGGGCCGAAGGGCCCATTTACGTAACCGACATGCTGGACACCCCCGAACTGCGCGACCTGAGCTATGTGGTGGGCTCGGCCAGCGCAGCCAAGGGCCGCCTCGAGTACAGCGACGGCAGCACCTGGAGCAGCAGCCAGGCCCAGGTGCGGGGCATCCGGCTGGTGTTGGATGGCCTCGAGTCCGGCGAGGAGGCGCTTTTGAGCTTCCGGATGCGGGTGGGTACAGGCACCACGCCGGGCCCCCGGCGCAACCTGGTGACGGTCTCGTCGGCCAGCAACGACGCGCAAGCAACCGTCGAGATCCGACTTGCAGCCCAGTATGCCCACGCCCTGGGGCCCCTGAACAACCCCCAGGCGGTGGGCCCAGACGACCAGCAGAGCGCCCAGGTGCTGGCCGGACAGATATACTGCTTTAGCCACACCCTGCGCAATACAGGCAACGCCCCCGATGCCTACACTTTGGAGGCAACAGGGCTGCCCAGCGGGGTCAGCCTGAACTTCCGTTCGCTGGGTGGTGGCATCCTCTCCCTTCCTGCCAGCCTTCCCCCAGGGGCAGACCTTAACTTTCAGGCCTGCCTGTCCGGGATAGCTGCAAGCACCACTCCCTTCACCGTTACCCTGCTGGCCCGCTCAGGCGCTACCGGCAGCACCGACCCCACCCTCGACCAGGTGACGCAGATTCTGAATCCTTCCTTGATTACCCTGCGCAAGAGCAGCCGCGTAGGTCCCGAGGTAACCCCTGGTGAGCGGGTAGTCTACACCCTGGAAATCGAAAACCCCCTGCCTGTCTCATTTAGCAACGTCGTGGTGGAGGATGTGCTGGACGCCAACCTCGAGTTCGTCTCAGCTTCGGATGGCGGTAGCTATACCCCCTCGAGCCGCACGGTGCGCTGGAACCTGATCCTGGCTGCGAGCAGCACCCGCACCCTGACCCTGGAGGCCCGCGTAGCTGCTGGCGCTATCAACACAGCCATCATCGCAAACCGCTTTAGCCTGCGCGGCAGCGACTTCAGCAACCCGCTGTTTTCCAATACAGTAACCCTGCGCGTACAGGCCACCATGCTGCTCCTGGAAAAGCAGGTGCAGCCCGCACGGGCCAGCGTGGGCGATCTGCTGACCTACACCCTGACGTTGGTGAACGTGGGCCAGGTGGCCCTCACGGTGCGCCTCGAGGACACCCCCGGGGCCGGCCTGATCTATGTGCCGGGCAGCGCCAGCCCCAGCGAGCCGGTTTTACAAGGAAACCAGCTTACCTGGGAAAACGTGACCCTTGCTCCCGGTAGTCGCGCAGTGTTTAGCTACAAGATGCGCATTGGGGCCGGGGCAGGCCGTGAGCTGCGAAATACCGCCCAGGCCACTGGCAGCAGTGGTGGCAACGCCGCGGTAGCCAGTGCGGTGGCCTCAGCGGTGGTGCAGTTGCAGCAGGGGGTCTTCACCCCGCCCCATAGCCTCTTGGGCCGGGTCTTCCTGGACACCGACCGCGATGGCCGCTATACCGCTGGCCTCGACCTGCCGCTGCCGGGCGCGCGGGTGGTGCTGAGCAACGGCCTGCAGACCCTGACCGATGCCGAAGGCCGCTACAGCTTCCGCAACCTGGCCGGAGGATTGTTTGAGGTGATGCTGGATCCGGCCTCGGCCCCCTTCCCGCCCCTCCCCCACCCCGAAGCTCAGGGGGATGGCTACCGGCACCGGGTGCGGGTGGAGGGCCTGACCGTAAGCGACTTCCCCCTCGAGCACCCTAGAGGCCTGGCCCAGGCCGTACGCGAGACCACCCTGGAGTTTGGCCCCTTGCGGGTCGAGAAAAAACTGCTGCCACTGCCGGGCGGGATACGGGTGGTGCTGACGCTCAGCTCGAGCGAAGCCCTGCCCGAGCTGACCCTGACCGATCCCCTGCCCGGCGGGGGCGAACGGGTTTTCCGGTTTGAGCGCTTCCAGGGTCGCGAGACCCTCACCTACGACCTGCCGGGTGGCCACCTGACCGACCCGCAGGTGCGCTGGAGGTACCCGTGA